In a genomic window of Gloeocapsopsis dulcis:
- a CDS encoding RNA-guided endonuclease InsQ/TnpB family protein has translation MYGCQQVLLHPNNEIKAVLEFICQQANSLINCGIYYARQLYFKAQKLIGKYDLEAKYKSNKHFKVLYSQSAQQILRSVAESFESFKKLKAAFNRGELADKPRPPSYRKSGGLALVTYPKQALRVKNNSIRIPLGKQVKCWFGIDSFTIPMPSNLEFANLRELRILPRNGYFYAEFVYQRESIKIDLDRNKVLGIDPGLNNWLTCVSNIGKSFIIDGHKLKTQNQWYNKRVGKLKKGKPQGFWSEELAVVTEKRNRQMRDNINKAARFLVNWCLKHRVGTIVFGWNQRNKDGIEIGKKKNQEFVQVPTAKLKERIKQLSEQSGIEFVETEESYTSKSSFLDNDILPTYDAKLQEQYQFSGKRGQRKKGKLHNLGRGGYQTTSGIRIDSDCNGAANILKKVAIQLGLNLAEIGRAVLILPQRYDVFLHLSKSYRKQCEAARFQTAA, from the coding sequence TTGTACGGTTGTCAACAAGTTTTATTGCACCCAAATAATGAAATTAAAGCAGTTTTAGAATTTATCTGTCAGCAAGCCAACAGTCTGATTAATTGCGGCATATATTATGCTAGACAGTTATATTTTAAGGCGCAAAAGCTAATTGGCAAGTATGACTTAGAGGCTAAGTACAAATCCAACAAGCACTTTAAGGTTTTGTACTCCCAATCGGCACAACAAATACTGAGATCTGTTGCCGAATCGTTTGAGTCATTTAAGAAGTTAAAGGCTGCTTTTAACCGAGGGGAGTTAGCAGACAAACCTAGACCACCCTCGTACAGAAAGTCTGGGGGATTGGCGCTAGTAACATATCCAAAGCAAGCTTTAAGAGTGAAAAATAATTCCATTCGGATTCCTTTAGGCAAGCAAGTCAAGTGCTGGTTTGGTATTGATAGTTTCACTATCCCCATGCCCTCTAACTTAGAGTTTGCAAATCTCAGGGAACTGCGGATACTACCGAGAAATGGGTATTTCTATGCTGAATTTGTCTATCAACGAGAGTCAATCAAGATTGACTTAGATAGAAACAAGGTACTAGGCATAGATCCAGGATTGAATAATTGGTTGACTTGCGTGAGTAACATCGGCAAGTCCTTTATTATTGATGGACATAAGCTCAAAACTCAAAACCAGTGGTACAACAAGCGAGTTGGAAAACTCAAAAAGGGCAAGCCTCAAGGGTTTTGGAGTGAGGAGTTAGCGGTTGTCACAGAAAAACGAAATCGCCAAATGCGCGATAACATCAATAAAGCCGCTCGATTCTTAGTTAATTGGTGCTTAAAACATCGAGTAGGAACTATAGTTTTTGGTTGGAATCAACGGAATAAAGACGGGATTGAGATTGGCAAGAAAAAGAATCAAGAATTTGTCCAAGTGCCAACAGCTAAACTTAAAGAAAGGATTAAACAATTAAGCGAACAATCTGGAATTGAGTTTGTAGAGACAGAAGAGTCATATACCAGTAAGTCCTCTTTTCTCGACAACGATATTTTGCCTACCTATGATGCAAAACTCCAGGAGCAGTATCAGTTCTCAGGGAAAAGAGGGCAACGAAAGAAAGGGAAACTGCACAACTTGGGTCGCGGTGGATATCAAACAACATCAGGAATCAGAATTGATTCTGATTGCAATGGTGCGGCGAATATCCTCAAGAAAGTAGCGATACAGCTAGGGTTAAACTTAGCCGAGATCGGTAGGGCAGTGTTGATTCTGCCGCAACGATACGATGTGTTCCTTCATTTGAGCAAATCGTACCGGAAACAATGTGAAGCAGCACGTTTTCAAACTGCTGCGTAA
- a CDS encoding NAD-dependent epimerase/dehydratase family protein: MHFIVTGGAGFIGSHVTEQLLSEGHTVTVVDNLTTGNLQNLPKHPRLKFLQKDVFMCQPKDFAARIDGIAHLAAIPSVTESWLRPLEAHHHNLSTMIAVIQLCQVLNIPRLVFASSAAVYGKQSYLPISEHQDTCPISPYGLQKLVCEQYASLFAKQLGFSFVALRMFNVFGLRQLPSSQYSGVISVFVSAMQQGLPITIYGDGTQTRDFIYVKDVAIAFAKALTIPLAPGSYLTCNLGTGKATSLVQLVDILKACFPQWKAEARFSLSRPGDIQHSQADISRANLLLGFSPQWSVQSSINLFLNLLCSI, translated from the coding sequence ATGCATTTTATCGTCACTGGTGGAGCAGGTTTTATTGGCTCTCATGTTACAGAACAGCTTTTATCAGAAGGTCACACTGTAACAGTAGTCGATAACCTCACTACAGGGAACTTACAAAACCTACCTAAACATCCCCGTCTAAAATTTCTACAAAAAGATGTATTTATGTGTCAACCGAAAGATTTTGCTGCTCGCATTGATGGAATTGCTCATTTAGCAGCTATCCCCTCTGTTACAGAATCTTGGCTAAGACCACTAGAGGCTCATCATCATAATCTTTCTACAATGATTGCAGTAATTCAGCTCTGTCAGGTTCTAAATATCCCCAGGTTAGTCTTTGCTAGCTCTGCGGCTGTCTATGGAAAACAAAGTTATTTGCCTATTTCAGAACATCAAGACACTTGTCCTATTTCTCCTTATGGTTTACAAAAATTAGTTTGCGAGCAATATGCTAGTTTGTTCGCCAAACAACTAGGCTTTTCATTTGTGGCATTACGAATGTTTAATGTATTTGGTCTGCGACAATTACCTAGCTCTCAATACTCTGGTGTTATTTCCGTCTTTGTTTCAGCAATGCAGCAAGGTCTACCAATTACAATTTATGGAGATGGGACTCAGACACGAGACTTCATCTACGTCAAAGATGTAGCGATCGCCTTTGCCAAAGCTTTAACTATTCCACTTGCCCCAGGCTCTTACTTAACTTGTAATTTAGGCACGGGAAAAGCAACTTCTCTTGTCCAACTTGTTGATATCCTAAAAGCTTGTTTTCCTCAATGGAAAGCAGAAGCTAGATTTTCGCTTTCCCGTCCTGGAGACATTCAGCATTCGCAAGCAGATATATCAAGAGCAAATTTACTTCTAGGCTTTAGTCCTCAGTGGTCGGTGCAATCTAGCATAAACCTTTTCCTTAATTTATTATGTTCTATTTAG
- a CDS encoding glycosyltransferase family 2 protein, producing the protein MSSKPLVSGIIIFLNAEKFIQEAIESVFAQTYDYWELLLVDDGSTDCSTVIAQRYATQYPEKVRYLEHDDHQNRGMSASRNLGISNAKGEYIAFLDADDIWLPPKLEQQVAILDSQPEVAMIYGSTQMWYSWTGKPEDIQRDRGRKLGVQPDTLVQPPQLLTLFLQGEGAETPATCGVLIRREVIEDIGGFVETFRGLHEDQAFFAKLCLKAPVFVESGCWDRYRQHPGSSCYVAIETGKFHSTLMSSAQLTFLNWLEEYLSEQEVKDTEVWEALQQALWPYRQPILYRLYQMKFFYLLYRVKTLLKLIVPVPVRLWLKANTKRANSKVINIARQWSW; encoded by the coding sequence ATGAGTAGCAAGCCACTGGTATCTGGCATCATTATTTTCTTGAACGCTGAGAAATTCATCCAAGAAGCCATAGAGAGCGTGTTTGCCCAGACTTATGACTACTGGGAACTGTTGCTAGTAGACGACGGCTCAACAGATTGTAGTACTGTTATTGCCCAGCGCTATGCAACACAATATCCCGAGAAAGTGCGCTATCTGGAACATGATGACCACCAAAATCGCGGCATGAGTGCTTCGCGCAACCTGGGTATTAGCAACGCCAAAGGCGAGTATATTGCCTTCTTGGATGCTGATGATATCTGGTTGCCACCTAAATTAGAGCAACAAGTGGCAATCTTAGACTCACAGCCTGAAGTTGCAATGATCTATGGGTCTACTCAAATGTGGTACAGCTGGACAGGGAAGCCTGAAGATATTCAACGCGATCGCGGGCGGAAACTTGGTGTCCAGCCTGATACTTTGGTGCAGCCACCACAACTGCTCACTCTCTTCTTACAAGGAGAAGGTGCTGAAACACCTGCCACTTGTGGTGTCCTGATCCGACGGGAGGTAATAGAAGATATAGGGGGATTTGTCGAGACCTTCCGAGGTCTGCATGAGGATCAAGCCTTCTTTGCCAAGCTGTGTCTCAAAGCACCTGTATTTGTGGAGAGTGGCTGTTGGGACAGGTATCGGCAGCACCCAGGCTCCAGTTGCTATGTAGCAATAGAAACAGGAAAATTTCATTCTACCCTAATGAGTTCTGCCCAACTGACTTTCTTGAACTGGCTAGAGGAGTATTTGTCTGAACAAGAGGTTAAGGACACCGAAGTCTGGGAAGCTCTGCAACAGGCACTATGGCCTTATCGGCAGCCAATTTTATACCGCTTGTATCAGATGAAGTTTTTTTACCTCCTGTACCGAGTGAAAACGCTATTGAAGTTAATAGTGCCTGTCCCCGTCCGCCTCTGGCTAAAGGCTAATACCAAGAGGGCTAATAGCAAAGTCATAAATATTGCCCGTCAATGGAGCTGGTAA
- a CDS encoding glycosyltransferase family 2 protein — MNTFAPWKILHLELSEGIPALPFEPDYQGLYIVFWWYSIPLGHLEIPAAQLPMPATQLANLVLQTITPAVGDRLFEQGFKAHLPELPKKNLIPPKFNALVELQQPLAKLRECWSQPTSESVSVVICTRDRPERLARCLHSLQNLFQSPQEILVVDNAPSSDTTRQLVAQMPGIRYVLEPSPGLDIARNTGIRHSTSDIIAFTDDDVTVHPDWLDRLRQSFDDSTVMAVTGLVLPAELETEAQFIFEKYWGFNRGYRAITFDTHFFEQCKPWGVPVWHIGAGANMAFRRKAFELVGDFDERLDVGAAGCNGDSELWYRVLAEGWACRYEPTAVVYHYHRRNMDDLKQQIYFYLRGDAAARLIQFSKYRHWGNLRHLFFTLPKYYVKLFLRGLLKGFEPRHSTLLAEILGCLSGVKFYLHKELIQLIS, encoded by the coding sequence GTGAATACATTTGCTCCCTGGAAAATTCTGCACCTTGAGCTGAGTGAAGGCATTCCTGCACTCCCTTTTGAACCAGACTATCAGGGGCTATATATAGTGTTTTGGTGGTACAGCATCCCCCTTGGTCATCTAGAAATTCCAGCCGCTCAGTTACCCATGCCCGCTACGCAACTGGCAAACCTGGTGCTGCAAACTATTACCCCAGCAGTCGGCGATCGCCTTTTTGAGCAAGGTTTCAAAGCACACTTGCCTGAACTGCCTAAAAAAAATCTAATTCCTCCAAAGTTTAATGCACTAGTGGAATTGCAGCAACCTCTGGCTAAGCTCCGTGAATGTTGGTCACAGCCTACAAGTGAATCTGTTTCCGTGGTTATTTGTACGCGGGATCGACCAGAACGATTAGCACGATGCCTGCATTCGTTACAAAATTTATTCCAGTCCCCACAGGAAATCCTGGTTGTAGACAATGCCCCGAGTTCAGACACTACACGTCAGCTCGTTGCTCAGATGCCAGGCATCCGGTATGTACTAGAACCCAGCCCTGGTTTAGACATAGCACGCAATACAGGCATCCGTCACAGTACAAGCGACATTATTGCCTTTACTGATGATGATGTGACAGTTCATCCTGACTGGCTCGATCGACTGCGGCAAAGCTTTGATGACTCCACGGTGATGGCTGTTACCGGACTGGTTCTACCGGCAGAACTAGAAACAGAAGCGCAATTCATCTTTGAAAAATATTGGGGCTTTAATCGAGGGTATCGTGCCATAACTTTTGATACCCACTTTTTTGAGCAGTGCAAGCCTTGGGGTGTTCCTGTTTGGCACATAGGAGCTGGTGCCAATATGGCCTTCCGACGTAAGGCTTTTGAACTAGTGGGTGATTTTGACGAACGGTTAGACGTAGGAGCTGCTGGGTGTAATGGAGATTCTGAACTATGGTACCGAGTGCTCGCTGAAGGTTGGGCTTGTCGCTACGAGCCAACAGCTGTAGTTTACCACTATCATCGCAGAAATATGGATGACTTGAAACAGCAGATATACTTTTATTTGCGAGGAGATGCAGCGGCTCGGTTGATTCAGTTTTCTAAGTATCGGCACTGGGGTAACCTGCGTCACTTGTTCTTTACTCTACCAAAGTACTATGTAAAGCTGTTTTTACGTGGGCTGTTAAAAGGTTTTGAACCCAGGCATAGCACACTATTGGCAGAGATTTTAGGCTGTTTGTCCGGAGTGAAGTTTTACTTACATAAAGAACTCATACAACTTATATCTTAA
- a CDS encoding SPOR domain-containing protein — MNNRLQLRNISLFAPLILGGWLTTTAALASPNVITQAVVDRLPPPPQTPDVAKQLPPSSIFVPREFDFQAPSSNTPPAVNNTSNSNLSYLVYVDDASSPTLEQVKQLEPQAFVRQYNGRTVVQAGAFAQNSNAEQRAQELKSAGVVARIANLNTGTDTAFTGDSRTYFVVIPDRQESLPAIADQVRQLQQNVVIDVSQQTQPRGPHVRVGPFSNRSLAEQWNQFFLNSGLRNARVYYGR; from the coding sequence ATGAACAACCGTCTTCAGTTGCGTAATATTAGCTTGTTTGCTCCTCTAATATTAGGAGGGTGGTTAACAACAACAGCAGCGTTAGCATCTCCAAATGTCATAACTCAAGCTGTAGTCGATCGCCTACCGCCGCCACCACAGACACCAGATGTGGCAAAACAACTCCCGCCGTCGTCGATTTTTGTTCCTCGTGAATTTGATTTTCAAGCACCATCATCGAACACACCACCTGCGGTCAACAATACTAGCAATAGCAATTTGAGCTACTTAGTTTATGTTGATGATGCAAGTTCCCCAACTTTAGAACAAGTCAAACAACTTGAACCACAAGCTTTTGTGCGGCAGTATAACGGACGAACAGTCGTTCAGGCTGGGGCATTCGCGCAAAATTCTAATGCTGAGCAACGCGCCCAAGAACTAAAATCGGCTGGTGTCGTTGCGCGAATTGCTAATCTCAATACTGGTACTGACACAGCTTTTACTGGAGATTCTCGCACCTATTTTGTTGTGATTCCAGACAGACAAGAAAGTTTACCTGCGATCGCAGATCAAGTCAGGCAACTACAGCAAAACGTTGTCATTGATGTTAGTCAACAAACACAACCGCGTGGACCTCATGTTAGAGTAGGACCATTTTCAAATCGTTCCCTAGCAGAACAATGGAATCAATTTTTTCTCAACTCTGGTTTAAGAAACGCGCGAGTCTACTATGGTCGTTAA
- a CDS encoding Mur ligase family protein codes for MQIKDRLQLGLAVLTAKTVTFAVRSLKLGAASVLPGEIARRLQPQLLQLLSCQVKHGVILIAGTNGKTTTSLLLRTMLERQGKRVAHNATGANLENGLMTTLLASTNLVGKLDVDYAILEVDENVVPKVVAAIQPRVILCLNLFRDQLDRYGEVDTISQRWGKAIATLPANTIVIPNADDPTLSYMGQQLPQKVLFFGLNEPEQYLEEIPHAVDSIYCPNCGHSLDYQGVYLSHLGDFHCPSCGFHKAPVAINSQKYPQILIGLYNKYNTLAAVLAAQQLGVDDATIRDTINNFQAAFGRAEELHVNGKHIRILLSKNPVGMNETIRAVNQVRQEQQSSQLAPVLFVLNDRIPDGTDVSWIWDVDTEKLVAQGGTFIASGDRVYDMALRLGYSQQENGGLQLIVKEDLRDAIATALEHTPRDQTLHILPTYSAMLEVREVLTGRKIL; via the coding sequence ATTCAGATTAAAGATAGACTACAACTAGGTTTAGCAGTATTAACCGCAAAAACAGTGACGTTTGCAGTGCGATCGCTTAAACTTGGTGCAGCAAGTGTCTTACCAGGCGAAATTGCACGTCGCTTACAGCCCCAATTACTACAGCTACTCAGTTGTCAAGTCAAGCATGGCGTGATTCTAATTGCAGGGACGAACGGCAAAACGACGACATCTTTGCTGTTACGCACCATGCTAGAACGTCAAGGAAAACGCGTTGCACACAATGCAACTGGTGCGAATTTAGAGAATGGCTTGATGACAACACTACTTGCTAGTACCAACTTGGTAGGCAAACTCGATGTCGATTATGCAATTCTAGAAGTTGATGAAAACGTTGTTCCCAAAGTTGTCGCCGCAATTCAACCAAGAGTTATTCTGTGTTTAAATTTATTTCGCGACCAACTCGATCGCTATGGTGAAGTAGATACTATTAGTCAACGCTGGGGAAAAGCGATCGCAACTTTACCAGCCAACACCATAGTGATTCCAAATGCTGATGACCCAACTCTTTCTTACATGGGTCAACAATTACCTCAAAAAGTCTTATTTTTTGGTTTAAACGAACCTGAACAGTATCTAGAAGAAATTCCTCATGCAGTAGACTCAATTTACTGCCCTAACTGCGGACATTCGCTCGATTACCAAGGTGTTTATTTATCCCATTTAGGAGATTTTCATTGTCCTAGCTGTGGTTTCCATAAAGCACCAGTAGCAATTAACAGTCAAAAATACCCGCAGATTTTAATTGGATTATACAACAAGTACAACACTTTAGCTGCAGTTTTAGCCGCGCAACAATTAGGTGTTGATGACGCAACAATTCGCGACACAATTAACAATTTCCAAGCAGCGTTTGGACGGGCTGAAGAATTACACGTCAATGGTAAACACATACGGATTCTGTTATCCAAAAATCCTGTGGGCATGAATGAAACAATCCGCGCAGTTAATCAGGTAAGGCAAGAACAGCAATCTTCACAACTTGCACCAGTTCTGTTCGTACTCAATGATCGCATTCCTGATGGTACTGATGTCTCTTGGATTTGGGATGTCGATACCGAAAAACTTGTCGCTCAGGGTGGAACATTCATAGCCAGTGGCGATCGCGTCTATGATATGGCACTACGGTTAGGCTACTCTCAGCAAGAGAATGGCGGTTTGCAACTCATCGTTAAAGAAGATTTGCGCGATGCGATCGCCACGGCGTTAGAACATACACCACGCGATCAAACACTCCACATTCTACCTACCTACTCGGCAATGCTAGAAGTTCGCGAAGTCCTCACAGGGCGTAAGATTCTCTAA
- a CDS encoding NB-ARC domain-containing protein: MKISIEEALEIVEKVTQQGGLSKVQEIVFRQCWAGYSYQEIAKNSGYQLGYIRDVGHKLWQLLSKTFGQKTTKTNFQRVINQYQLTTSYPKAECQRSSANTFNLSTPQTSTASQKQDWKEIIDVSNFFGRTTELANLEQWIVGDRCRVVSLYGMPGIGKTSLAAFCAEQIQHNFEYLIWHNVRNAQPIRELLTEIVLFLSEQQAGELPQTIDGLVSHLMNYLRQHRCLVILDNYESVLQSGGKAGRYRDTYEGYGQLLRQVADERHQSCLLLTTREMPISLTIKEGNRLPVRSLQLSGLDPESAYEILKAKGLAFTPGEAQGLFTRYSGNPLALKIVAALIQSLYKEDASKFLSQGRIVFGEIWGLLEQQFNRLSNREKQVMLWLTSYQEGAHLLKLDENNLPGLSTRAVLEALQSLQQRSLLENNSLRFTQPSMILEYLKEVTHDKSNSILKFATTSS; encoded by the coding sequence ATGAAAATTTCAATAGAAGAAGCGCTAGAAATAGTAGAAAAAGTCACGCAGCAAGGTGGTTTAAGTAAAGTACAAGAAATTGTATTTCGTCAATGTTGGGCAGGATACTCTTATCAAGAAATTGCCAAGAATTCTGGATATCAACTAGGTTACATCAGAGATGTTGGTCATAAATTGTGGCAATTACTTTCAAAAACTTTTGGTCAAAAAACTACAAAAACTAATTTTCAACGAGTAATTAATCAGTACCAACTAACTACATCATATCCAAAAGCTGAATGCCAGAGATCTTCGGCAAATACTTTTAATTTATCTACTCCACAAACAAGCACAGCAAGCCAGAAGCAAGATTGGAAAGAGATAATTGATGTTTCTAACTTCTTTGGTCGTACCACTGAATTAGCTAATTTGGAGCAGTGGATCGTAGGCGATCGCTGTCGCGTAGTATCGCTTTATGGAATGCCAGGAATTGGTAAGACATCGTTAGCAGCATTTTGTGCAGAACAGATACAACATAACTTTGAATATCTTATTTGGCACAATGTGCGTAATGCTCAACCAATTAGAGAACTGTTGACAGAAATTGTTTTGTTTTTATCAGAACAGCAAGCAGGAGAATTGCCGCAGACAATAGATGGCCTAGTATCACATTTAATGAATTATTTGAGACAGCATCGTTGTTTGGTGATTTTAGATAACTACGAATCTGTTTTACAAAGTGGTGGAAAAGCTGGGCGTTATCGCGATACTTACGAGGGATATGGACAACTACTACGGCAAGTAGCTGACGAAAGACATCAAAGTTGCTTGTTACTAACAACAAGAGAGATGCCTATTAGTTTAACCATTAAAGAAGGTAATCGGTTGCCTGTGCGATCGCTGCAATTAAGTGGTTTAGACCCAGAATCAGCCTATGAAATTTTGAAGGCGAAAGGCTTAGCATTTACTCCTGGAGAAGCACAAGGGTTATTCACGCGCTATTCAGGTAATCCACTTGCTTTAAAAATTGTAGCTGCATTAATTCAATCTCTATATAAAGAAGATGCATCAAAGTTTTTGTCTCAAGGTCGAATTGTATTTGGAGAAATTTGGGGTCTTTTAGAGCAACAATTTAATCGTTTGTCCAACCGCGAAAAGCAAGTAATGTTGTGGTTAACAAGCTATCAAGAAGGCGCTCATTTGCTAAAACTAGATGAAAATAACTTACCAGGATTATCTACAAGAGCAGTGTTAGAAGCTTTGCAATCTTTACAACAGCGATCGCTCCTTGAAAATAACTCATTGCGTTTTACCCAACCTAGTATGATTTTAGAGTACCTCAAAGAAGTAACTCACGATAAAAGTAATAGTATTCTCAAATTTGCTACTACATCTTCATAA
- a CDS encoding UDP-glucuronic acid decarboxylase family protein — MRILVTGGAGLIGSHLIDRLMTQGHEVICLDNFYTGHKRNILKWMEYPNFELLRHDVTEPVRLEVEQIYHLACPTTRVHCQFNSVKTIKTNAIGTLNMLGLAKRVKAKFLLASTGEVYGDPEVHPQSEDYRGNVDPIGIRSCYNEGKRIAETLTFDYHRQNAVKICAARIFNTYGPRMLENDGRVISNLVFQALRNQPLVVYGDGYQTRSFCYVSDLVEGLMRLMNSEYIGPVNLGSPNKCTLLELAQTVQKLVNPSVKIEFAPPLLDDPRHRCPDITRAKAWLNWEPKISLQQGLKLTVESFCSRFDIEQTQQFITATAQLEKQL; from the coding sequence ATGAGAATATTAGTTACGGGTGGTGCAGGTTTAATTGGCTCTCATTTAATAGATCGATTGATGACACAAGGGCATGAAGTTATTTGTTTAGATAATTTTTATACGGGGCATAAACGCAATATTCTTAAGTGGATGGAATATCCAAATTTTGAACTGCTACGGCATGATGTCACCGAACCTGTTCGATTAGAAGTTGAGCAAATTTATCATCTAGCTTGTCCTACTACTCGCGTGCATTGCCAATTTAATTCAGTCAAAACAATTAAAACTAATGCGATCGGGACATTAAATATGCTAGGGCTTGCCAAAAGGGTGAAAGCAAAATTTCTCCTAGCCTCTACTGGCGAAGTTTATGGCGATCCAGAAGTTCATCCTCAAAGTGAGGACTACAGAGGGAATGTCGATCCAATCGGGATTCGCTCCTGCTACAACGAAGGTAAACGCATTGCTGAAACTCTCACTTTTGATTATCATCGGCAAAATGCTGTAAAAATTTGTGCTGCCCGCATCTTTAATACCTACGGTCCGCGCATGTTAGAAAATGATGGTAGAGTCATAAGTAACTTGGTATTTCAGGCTCTCCGTAATCAGCCTTTGGTAGTATATGGTGACGGCTATCAAACTCGGAGTTTCTGCTATGTTTCCGACCTAGTAGAAGGATTAATGCGGCTGATGAATAGTGAATATATCGGTCCAGTTAACTTAGGCAGCCCAAATAAATGTACTCTCCTAGAGCTAGCTCAAACTGTGCAAAAACTAGTAAATCCTAGTGTCAAGATTGAGTTTGCACCGCCACTGCTAGACGATCCGCGCCATCGCTGTCCAGATATTACACGTGCAAAAGCTTGGCTGAACTGGGAACCGAAAATTTCTCTACAACAAGGTTTAAAACTGACAGTAGAGAGTTTTTGTTCTCGGTTTGACATTGAGCAAACTCAGCAATTTATCACTGCGACAGCTCAACTAGAGAAGCAACTTTAA
- a CDS encoding sugar transferase gives MHPSTISHTKRLIDIFGAMFGLLITAIVMIPVGIAMQLDNPGPIFYSQIRCGLNGRVFRIWKFRSMVVEAEQLQHLVKNEAQGQIFKNSNDPRVTRVGGFLRRTSLDELPQFWNVLLGQMSLVGTRPPTEDEVKQYAPHHWQRLRVKPGITGEWQVNGRSSIKDFEAIVLMDLDYQRKWSITYDLYLLLKTLYVVLTKCGAY, from the coding sequence ATGCATCCCTCTACTATCAGCCACACCAAACGTTTAATTGATATCTTCGGAGCTATGTTCGGATTACTAATTACTGCCATTGTTATGATTCCAGTGGGAATCGCAATGCAATTAGATAACCCTGGTCCAATCTTCTACAGCCAGATTCGCTGTGGGTTGAATGGTCGTGTTTTCCGCATTTGGAAATTTCGTTCAATGGTGGTTGAAGCTGAGCAACTACAACATTTAGTCAAAAATGAAGCTCAAGGACAAATTTTTAAAAATTCAAATGATCCGCGCGTTACTCGTGTAGGCGGTTTTCTGCGCCGCACTAGTCTAGATGAATTGCCGCAATTTTGGAACGTGTTACTGGGACAAATGAGTTTAGTTGGTACTCGACCACCAACAGAGGATGAAGTCAAGCAGTACGCACCTCACCACTGGCAAAGGTTGCGGGTTAAACCAGGAATAACAGGTGAATGGCAGGTAAATGGACGTTCTAGTATCAAAGATTTTGAAGCAATCGTGCTGATGGATTTGGATTACCAACGCAAATGGTCTATTACTTACGACTTGTATTTACTACTTAAAACACTGTATGTTGTTTTAACTAAATGTGGTGCTTACTAA
- a CDS encoding type 1 glutamine amidotransferase — protein sequence MLPEQIELTIGWLYPTLMSTYGDRGNVICLQKRCEWRGYTVKVLPLDQNATAANFQSIDIIVGGGAQDRQQEIVMRDLRGTKAEALREKIDNGTPGVFTCGAPQLLGHYYEPALGQRIEGLGLLDFVSVHPGTNARRCIGNLVVEVTAKQLAQELADLIGSPAYLIGFENHGGRTKLGKVEALGKVVQGLGNNGEDGTEGAFYQNAIATYSHGPLLPKNPFVADWLIQTALRQKYQSPISLTPLNDTLAQQARDLMFQRLRVKTPAITQN from the coding sequence ATGCTTCCAGAACAAATCGAACTAACAATCGGCTGGTTATATCCTACCTTAATGAGTACTTACGGCGATCGCGGAAACGTGATTTGTCTGCAAAAACGCTGTGAGTGGCGCGGGTATACAGTAAAAGTATTACCTCTCGATCAAAATGCGACAGCAGCAAACTTTCAAAGCATAGATATTATTGTTGGTGGTGGTGCGCAAGACCGACAACAAGAAATTGTAATGCGCGATCTACGCGGTACCAAAGCCGAAGCCCTGCGAGAAAAAATTGATAACGGGACTCCTGGTGTATTTACTTGCGGTGCGCCACAATTACTCGGACACTACTACGAACCTGCATTAGGACAACGAATTGAAGGATTAGGTTTACTAGATTTTGTCTCAGTTCATCCAGGAACAAACGCCCGCCGTTGTATTGGCAATCTTGTTGTTGAAGTGACTGCAAAACAATTAGCACAAGAACTTGCAGATCTTATCGGTTCTCCTGCATACTTGATCGGGTTTGAAAATCATGGCGGGCGTACCAAGTTAGGAAAAGTCGAAGCTTTGGGAAAAGTTGTGCAAGGGTTAGGTAATAATGGTGAGGATGGTACAGAAGGAGCATTTTATCAAAATGCGATCGCTACTTATTCGCATGGTCCTTTGCTACCCAAAAATCCATTTGTTGCCGACTGGCTCATTCAAACCGCACTCAGACAAAAGTATCAGTCACCAATATCACTTACACCCCTTAATGATACTCTCGCACAACAAGCACGCGATCTGATGTTTCAGCGTCTACGGGTAAAAACGCCAGCGATCACCCAAAACTAA